In Alnus glutinosa chromosome 7, dhAlnGlut1.1, whole genome shotgun sequence, the sequence aggaacaCAAAAAAAGAGACTAGGATAAATGATACTCACTTACTGTCGTCTTAAATTTCACATGAGACTATAACAATATAATTAAAGCTCATGTTTCTACATCTCCCCCCAGAAAATTGCAATATAGAACTTTTATAACAATCTTGAAgttttcctctttctctttttctcatcTCTGTCTCTCAGGTACCTGCTGTGTGTGTGTCGGTGAAGAAAATAATAGAAGAGAGAAAGGTGcagacaagaaagaaaagagtagaagaggaaaagagaagATAAGTAAGAGAAAGTAACTGAAGGTAAAAGTGAGTGCGTGTGGTGGAAAATACATAGATGTGTGTGTTTGTCATTCATCTGTGTATAATTGTAAATTGTTTAGGTgttcaaaaatagaaaaaaaaaaaaagaataagtgtGTGTTTAATTAGGTGGGTAAAGGATAATAATGGATAAAAAGATAACTGTCTATTGAGTTTTTAAATGCCATACATTATTTCATGGTGCCATATGTCAAGCTTAACTGTCTATTAAGTTTTTAAACCAATTAAATGTTTAAACATTGCATTTGTCTgtctattttttccttttgcttaaattatataaaactagataaagtgaaaACAAACTTTGTTTCTATCTTTAATCTAAcagtttagtttttttgttgttgttttttttttttttttttttttctaatgaccTTTGGGCTTCTTCTTCTGCAAAGTTGTAGAGGCCGGTCCCTACTTAAGAACAAACTTTATATCAATTTCAAGATAAAATTTACATTATAAAATCACATTTCCTATTTATGGCTCTCTAATTATgcatttaaactttttatttttgaattcaaTATTGTAATCACAATTACACATTGCGGTGATCTAAgctttattttgtaatttttttttaaaaaaaaattccctgaTTTTCAATCTGATGCTTCCTTTCAAGCTTTGATCACAATGCAATTTATGCAGATCCATATTGAAAGACTTTgtcttattttgtatttatttttctttgtattgtcATTTTCAGaatgttcttatatatatatgggttttaattattttgaaatgtAATAGGTATAACACCAAcaatattatagattcataTTCGGTGTCTATCAATGTTTTAATAagtgtatttttaattattattattattatatatactattatatatatatatgataagaaGGATCGGGTGTGCTTGATGATGgctattattaaaatataaaataaaataataaataaaaaaattagtttataaaatggataattatttgtttgttggtcTTTATCcggttctttttgttttacacTATTTTGTGCATTACAATATTATGTAATTGTTCTCTTGAATTAAATTTAGTAAATGTAAATATTCAATACATGTGATTTCTTTtgcttaatttgaaaataatttgcaATAATCGTGCAAATTCTTAAATAATTTGAAGTCATGTGTTTATACTTTTTTTAGTTTACGTCATTCAATTTTCATATCACAAATTAAGCATAATATGTACGctgataattatataatttagtaatatatataatgttttgtgaGTTACAGTTAACTTGATATTGCCTTTCATTTTGAAGGTACAATGTATACgataataagaaaacaatattcaTAATATTTCGCTTCATGTTTGGTagtttataaattgttaattattcattatttgattacGGTTTGTGTACGATTTTGGTTAGTGTGAGATTTTCTTTagttgaaataattttcttttttgttcatttaatttacattttgGACTGCAGCATGGCAGACAAACATCATAAGAAAGATGAACGAAATCCCAACGGATGCTTACTCAGTCTGGTACGCTGGGCGTGTCGCGAGAAATATGAAGTCCTCCGTTTGCGTCCTTTTATGGTGAGGACTCCTAGCGTCAGTCGTGGGAGGGGACGACGTGTTCAGGTACATCGAGAAGGGATATCAGACAGGGGACTCGCTCATGCGTGCGCCTCTGATCCTAAGAGGGCAACATCATTAAGTCGCTACCAATACTTGCATCAAACGCCTGAAGTTATTAATTTTCACCACATGATTGATTTGGAGTGTCAGGAAGAGACAAATGCACCGCCGCCTGAGTCCTCCGACAATGAGGACGATCATGCTtgacatattttaatttctctattagaaattctcaaatttcatgtttatagacttgataaattttatgtagcattttaatacaggttatccaatttgtaaatattgaatacaagttaTTCTAATGATGTGAGTGTATTATTTTGTTCTTTGCTTTAGTGAAttcttatatatgtataaaaggtCTCTTGAATtaacatctatatatatttacgtattttcattcttattcctaaatttttattttgtttttaaaattaaatgtagcattctaatttatttatttattttttttttttaaaaaaaactatgaatattatttatttctttctaattttattcttatacAATTTTAAGTAGTAAAAACCCGCGCATGACGCGGGTTACATGCTAGTTTAATTTGAATCATGAAATGACTCTTTATTTCAGTTTGAAggaaaattctttatttttacattcctataaaattgtcatgtgtaCTTTGGGTATGTGAGAAGTggattcttttttaatagcatttaaAGAGTTGGaataaattctattaaaaatgtatatgtttctaacatgctattaaaaatttAACCAATCCAATTTGGAGAAAACTCCACCAGTAAAATAGGAGCTTTTTTCTAGCATAATACATATGGAGGCAAAACCATTTCCAAAGAGGTCTCGTAGTTACTAGTTAGGCTCAATTAAATGAACTATTTCGATCGATTTTGTTTTCGAGAGAAGTCCAAAGAATTATTACATCATTCGACTACATATGGTCAAGGACTCTTTCAATTCCCACTTCACAAACCACCGACACAAGTTACAAGTACTATGAAACTAACATGAGaaacaacaagaaaaacaacaaaacaaccacTAAAGGAGAAAACCAACTGTCAAACCCTCCATATTCTTCATCTGGATCATCTTCCCACTCCAGGGCTGCCTCTTTAGTGTACTTCCTTCCCGGAGCACCGATTGCATCATTTCCTCCTTCAGCTGATCTGATATGAGATAAAATGTGAGGAAAAACCTTCTTATCAGACTCTTCTCCAATCAAAAGGTCCGAATGCCCAAAACCCTCCACAACAACTCTCTCATGTCTAAAACCAGGCTGGTGTAACGTCATGTACTTGTTAGCAAGAAAAGAAGTCTTTGGAGTCACAAGGAGACTCCGTCCTCCGGAAATATAAAGCGTAGGGAGCGCCATTCTCTCAGGATGGATCAAATATGTGTTGTTGCCGTTGCTGTCTACAATGAAGCCGGCTTTGCATATTTTCCTGAGGTGGGGGAATGCTGCCATGGGAAGCCTTGTCAAACTCTCTTTGTTTAACCAGTAGTGTATTTTGGGGCTTACATTTGCATGCCAGAATGTGCTTCCAAATATACCAGAAAAAACCTCACACTCGTTGCAGGTGCATCTCTCATGCCGTGGTATCAAGCAGGCAATAAATTTCAAGAGCCGATGACGGAAACTGCACTTTGATGTGTCCAACAGAGGCAGGATTTTGTTCTTGCCTAGTATAACCATGGAAAGCTGCACGTCGAATTGAAACATGCACCTTCTTGAGCTCAAGGAGAAAGAGATCTTGAGAAATTGTGCTAAATTACATTATGTATTCATTAGACCTAGAGGTTTtgttaaaatatcaatttaaataattgaattcatCATTACTTATTAGCTTAATTACTTACGGAGTCaggaataattaaattcatcatttccttCCTTGTTCGTATGTTAGTAATTGCTTTGTAATTGtcattctttattattattggcTGAGCATGTTTAGACAAAGGGacagaaaaaataatatcaacaCAACTAAGCAAGCATCCAAAATATTAGCAATTTTGACATTATCATCATTCTTTGACATCCCCACCTCCTGTCTTTCTGAACTCAATACGGATTGCTTCTCTGAACGGTCCCAACATAGTGTAGCAACTTTATGTCGATCAagttctgtatatatatatatatatagagagagagagagagagagagagagagagattaccgGGACCAGAGGAAGCCACATTTTGAACATTGATGAAGCGTTAAGCTTGAAGAACATTGAAGAATTGGTGCAAGACATGGAAGCTATATGGGTTGCAGATACATGGCCCCCCATGAGAGCTATATGTACGGCTAAGCCTCCAACACAATGTGCAACTACATGTATTACTGTATGCTGGCCATGCAATTCAAGGATCTTATTTATTGctgcaaaagaaaaattaagtgaGAACTGAATAGACATCGGATCAAGAAACTAAGAATTGATAAAATGAAGCATGTATGAATTTGCATTCTTTTACCAGCTGGGACATCAAATCTTCCAATATCTTCAATCGTGAATTCTTTTGAAGGATTCAAAGGATGCAACCTTGGTTGCAGTAGCCATGTTTCATGGCCTTCTTCCAGTAAAGTTCTGACTAAATCATTTGGTTCTGTTGGCAACCAGTAACTCTCAGTAGAATGACCATTAAGAAGGAGAACTGGATTTAGTTGTTTTGGTCCTTCAAGCCTCGATGGATTTTGGGTGCATTTCCATTGTCTGCAACTGATAAAACATCCATCTTCTGCATGACATACAAAGGACACGAGATTAGAAACTCGAGTAGAAAAGGAAATAGAAAGAATATTTGAAGGGGAGAAGTTTTTGGAATGTAAAACTCCCTCAAGACTGCTCTTGGAATTGGAGGAAACTACTTCGTATCCGAAATCTTGCTCGAGGCTTTCTTAAGTTTGAAGTGGGAGATGGGCATGGTATTCATTTATGGCATGATGACTGGCATCCCTGTGGTCCTCTCCTTGAGAGCATCGGCTTCAAAGTTATTTATGACTCTCAGAGTAGCATTGATGGCAAGGTAGCTTCTGTTTTAAAGAATGGAGAATGGCATTGGAAACCTGCCCGGTCTGAAGAGTTAGTCACTATTCAGAGTAGGTTGCCGGAAATTAATTTAGGAGATTCTGATAATCCGGTTTGGACTGTGGCTCGTAAAAGAATTTATGTGAGTTTAGAAACTTGGAatgctttgaggaagaagaaaccGGAGGTTATTTGGTGGTCTCTCATTTGGTTCCCTTATGCAATCCCTAAGCAAACTTTCTTGTTATGGTTGGCTGTGAGAAACCGCCTTACTACTGGAGATAGGCTTTTGGTTTGGGGATACAAAGGGGACACTCAGTGTGGTTTCTGTAGACATGGGTTGGAAAGCTGGGACCATTTGTTCTTTCGATGTAGCTTTAGTTCCAGAATCTGGAAAAATTGTATGTGGAGATGTAATATTGAAAATCCTGATATTGACTGGCTGAATGTGATGGGTACAGGCTGTAGGCAGTGGAAAACTAAGAGAATGTGGAGTGCTCTTTGCAGATTAGTCCTACAATTTGCTGTTTATCATCTGTGGAGAGCAAGAAATGAAATTAAGCACAATGGATGTCCCAAAACTGAAGAGCAGGTGCTTCGATCGATCTATTGGGATGTTCGTTCCCGATTTTCTGGAAATGGTAATTCTCAAAGACTAGGGAGAGTGTTAATCTCTGTTTAAACTGGAACATATCATTTTCTGTTCTGGTTTAGTTCTTCTTGCAGTCTTGCTGttctattttgttttggtgGGTGTGAGCTTTGGTTTGCTTTGGTTTTGTCCTCTGTTTTGGTTGGACAGGTTCTGGTTGTAATGTTTGGTTGTTGGTAATAAAAGTCCtcacttattcatcaaaaaaaaaaaaaaagacaaaagaaaaagaaaaaaaagaaatagaaagaacaaagaaatatgTGCTAGCTCCATATATGTCACATTTTGGTCATTAAGTCAGATCACAAGTTGAGTGCATGTATAACTTGATGGTGTTGGGTATTCCTTCTTCCAGTCATCTTCTCTATTTTAAGCTAAGTGCATTTACCAAGTTTTGAATTAATTATATACTGGTATAATTTCAATGAATATGCCGTATCTCAATGTAGTTTTCGTTTCTGATGTTTATAAGCATCGACTCTAGCTCTCAAGACTGCATTGAATGCAATCACACTAATTCCAAGCAGATTCGATTTTGACACTCTTAAACAAAGGATTTAATTAGATTCTCGATACCTGTTTTTATTTCATGGAGGGTGCTGCTTGGATAAGGACCATAAGGTTTAACATACGAATTGGATAGGGTGAAGTCCTTGTGACTCCCTCGAGGAATCTGTAAAAGATACGTGCTTAGGAGAGTGTGTAATAGAAGACGTATGAACCTCCCTCTCTTGTTTCCTTCAAGACTTAAGATGCTCTTCAAAAGCTGTACCATAGATATACAAAGCTCGCCTTTTAAATTCACCATGCCTTCCCTTGAATTGTTCtcaacaacttttttaaatGTCACATGCAGTGTTGTTGTCTCCCTCCAAGCATATAATCCAAAGAGATAAGGATTCATTATCTTCCTTCCCTCAAGAATATATCTGCatgaaattgaaatttcttAGTTCCGTAATATCATAAAAGAAATTGATGAGGAAATTTATCTTAAACCTTCTCATGATACCTTGAACCAGAGGAAGCTGCAAGGAGAAGATGATAATGCATACACTGTGTGTAAGGAGTTTTGCATTCTACTTCACACAAATTTATTTTCCCATCTATAACATGTAATTTATCCTTCTCAATGGCTCTAAATTCCACATATCCACCAACTTTGCCTCTTAAAAGAGGATGACATTCTCTGATACCCCATTTCCACTCACCCGAGCTCTTCTGATCTTGAGAGTTTATCTTCACTTTTAGATAAGCTGTGCATGGCATACCCCCTACATAACCCTCCATGGTTTCATTAAAAGTGACCATTGATGTCCAGTCAGTCTTCATATTCTTATCAATGATGGAATGTGGGTCTTGATGAACAATTTTAACAGGAATTTCAATACCGTTATTGCTCTTGTACTTGAGAACATCCCTCACAAGGTGTCTACTTACGTACTCGGCCACAGTGGCAATAGTAAGAGATGGGTTTATGCCAACAGAACAAGGGATTAAAGAAGCATCACAGACATAGAGGCCGGCGTGAACAGTGGCGGTACCTTCTGCGTCAAAAACCTGACCACTCGGATTACAAACACCACATAAACGATCGGACGATGCATTGCACCCACCTAAAAGATGAACTGATGTGCTTCGGTACCTTGACATGAAGAGTATTCCTCCTAATTTCTTAGTGAGCTTCTGAAAGGCATTAATTTTCCTTGGGAGTAAAGGATCGTGAGGTGGACTAAAGCAGATTCTATTCATGTCCTTATCAAATGTTATTTTCCCATCACTGTCATCATATCCCATTGCATTAAGAATCATTGCTTGGCTTGCTTTAAAACCTGTAATGTGTTTTACCTTGTCAATTATCCCATGAAAGAACCAGGATCCAGTTGGCCAACCGTAAGTTGTGATCCCTTTGAACATCAGGTAAGGATAAGCCGTTGGAAGTACAGCACTCTGAGCCAACATGCAGAAAAAGGGAAAATGTTGGATGAATCCTAAATGAAAGAGAGTTTTTATCCTTATATGTTCAAATGTATATCTATGTATGCAAGCATGCATGCTTGGTGTATCCCCTTTCCTCTTCCCcgtattgaaaaaaataaaaatcatgtttgGTGTAACACACCGGCCCATATTGGAAAGATCAGTAATTCACGTAGAGTTGATAATTTATAAACATAATTATGGGTGTTTAGTCTTACACAGGGCCTGGTCGATATATTTTGAGGATTAAGGCAATAAGTTTAAGTgatgtcatttttttatatttaaatattaattaaattaaatttattttaatatttatattagtttttttacttaatatgtcaattagagcattttcttatatttgtaaaatgtattttaatttttttttaataacttattagatatagaatgacttatcacttgattcaaagacatgaaataataagatttaaagaaaaataaagaggaaaatgaaaataagttatataaagattgatttgtaatagaaCATAATATGGAAAAAATTGTTGGGCATTGAAGATTCACCGAAtgtgtaattctatctattatgcACATTGCAAATAATGAGAATTTATGCACTTAATTTGaagactttttatatttttctaaacattcaattcaaataaacattggaaaaaaaattatgcacgttagactaatttcatgaatgtaaaaatgagGCTTTTAAATAGAGTAAATAAGTGAaacttttcaagaatttatgaatttttttttttaatgtgaataatgagactttcaatttgtaattacttttaccatgattgaggGCCTTAATTAGAAaccatttattaaatttttaccatattagaatcttaaaatttgttttggcagaaataattttattgtaaaattattaagtgcgggccttaattaaatagtattttattaactttttaccatattagagctttaaaatgttttttttagccttaactatttttttaaaaaaatatatataaatttattgtataattattagttgggggacttaggcgaccgcctaagtTATTTAAGGCTCAAACCACCCATGATTTCACATTGCTTACTTATTAAGTAAAACTgtgctttataagtgattctatgaaagtttaaattaaattgattagtcattttggaaTGATAACGCAAATATAACTAACGATTTTACGTgtttataaaaatttacaatgaCCCGAAGAAAAAACCCAGTTAGAACTACATGAGTGAATTTAGGTTTTAGATGTAGAGAAGTTTCGAGACCTGGATTGTGAATCCCAATGAAGATGTATAAGATGAAGAGATGGATGGCCCCGGCCGTTCTTGAAAAGGTATGTTTGAGAGTTGCTTTCGGTTTAATCCGTAAGCACTCATGGGTGCTGGGCTTCCAGCAAGATAAGCCACATTATTCCCATTACAGCTGAATCCAGACCCAAGTGCATCTGAAAGTTTCAATCCTCTCATTTGTGACCGGAAAAGTATCTCAGCTGTGCCCAAAACTCCCGCTATGGAAAAAAGGAAACATATTTCGAACTTGTTTAACTTTTTGTTTTGagacaaaatttcaaaaaaatgaaagaattgataatcaaatagaaaagtaaagaTAAAGGGGAATAA encodes:
- the LOC133874160 gene encoding uncharacterized protein LOC133874160, which translates into the protein MNPYLFGLYAWRETTTLHVTFKKVVENNSREGMVNLKGELCISMVQLLKSILSLEGNKRGRFIRLLLHTLLSTYLLQIPRGSHKDFTLSNSYVKPYGPYPSSTLHEIKTEDGCFISCRQWKCTQNPSRLEGPKQLNPVLLLNGHSTESYWLPTEPNDLVRTLLEEGHETWLLQPRLHPLNPSKEFTIEDIGRFDVPAAINKILELHGQHTVIHVVAHCVGGLAVHIALMGGHVSATHIASMSCTNSSMFFKLNASSMFKMWLPLVPLSMVILGKNKILPLLDTSKCSFRHRLLKFIACLIPRHERCTCNECEVFSGIFGSTFWHANVSPKIHYWLNKESLTRLPMAAFPHLRKICKAGFIVDSNGNNTYLIHPERMALPTLYISGGRSLLVTPKTSFLANKYMTLHQPGFRHERVVVEGFGHSDLLIGEESDKKVFPHILSHIRSAEGGNDAIGAPGRKYTKEAALEWEDDPDEEYGGFDSWFSPLVVVLLFFLLFLMLVS